The Chryseobacterium indicum genome includes a window with the following:
- a CDS encoding OmpH family outer membrane protein — protein sequence MKKFITTFSLAAGLFLTSNMVSAQQKIGHVNSDDIFANLPEAKTAEGSLDTFTKTKQGEIEKMITSYQTKLKAAQDKEKTISEANKETVIKELTAAQTELQTLGKDIEASRTKAAQEISKKQTELFAPIQKKVSSMIATVAKEKGLAYVFDIAPSQGNSQVAYMDGGEDITPTVKSKLGATATAAKPASK from the coding sequence ATGAAAAAGTTTATCACAACATTTTCTTTAGCGGCAGGACTTTTCCTTACGTCTAACATGGTAAGTGCACAGCAAAAAATCGGGCACGTAAATTCTGATGATATTTTTGCGAATCTTCCTGAAGCTAAAACAGCAGAAGGATCATTAGATACTTTCACCAAAACAAAACAGGGTGAAATTGAAAAAATGATTACTTCTTACCAGACGAAACTAAAAGCAGCTCAGGATAAGGAAAAGACAATAAGTGAAGCAAATAAGGAAACTGTAATTAAGGAATTAACAGCAGCTCAGACAGAATTGCAGACTTTAGGTAAAGATATTGAAGCTTCCAGAACAAAAGCTGCGCAGGAAATTTCTAAAAAACAGACTGAATTATTCGCTCCTATTCAGAAAAAGGTAAGCTCTATGATTGCTACTGTTGCGAAAGAAAAAGGATTGGCTTATGTTTTTGATATTGCACCTTCTCAGGGAAACAGTCAGGTTGCTTATATGGATGGAGGAGAAGATATTACTCCGACTGTAAAATCTAAACTTGGAGCTACAGCAACTGCTGCGAAACCTGCTTCTAAATAA
- a CDS encoding lmo0937 family membrane protein: MRSILWLVAVICIVVWLLGMLGVVPGMSTGYLVHVLLVIAIIVVLYNLISGRKPLD; this comes from the coding sequence ATGAGAAGTATATTATGGTTAGTCGCAGTCATTTGTATTGTGGTATGGCTTTTAGGAATGTTAGGAGTCGTTCCGGGAATGAGTACAGGATATCTGGTTCACGTTTTACTGGTTATTGCCATTATCGTGGTACTGTATAATCTGATATCAGGCCGAAAGCCGCTCGATTAG
- a CDS encoding Cof-type HAD-IIB family hydrolase, whose translation MNTQDHNIKAVFFDIDGTLLSFKTGKVPSSTQNAIQKLREKGIKVIIATGRSINSLHHIDHLKFDGFITFNGAYCITTSNKLISRYTIDPSDIKSLINYAKNIPLSYSLMYEDKVEINDATPEVVGMYSHINIPVPPIHDKENIDVENVLQANIFLKPEAEATFMKEVMPKSISSRWTPLFADVNPGNISKQTGIENFCRHFNIDVSETMSFGDGGNDISMLKFTKIGIAMGNANDSLKEVADYITEDVDNHGIEKALIHFGVLN comes from the coding sequence ATGAACACCCAAGATCACAACATTAAAGCGGTATTTTTCGACATAGACGGAACTTTATTAAGCTTTAAAACAGGAAAAGTACCCTCTTCAACTCAAAATGCAATTCAGAAACTCAGAGAAAAAGGAATAAAAGTAATTATAGCAACGGGAAGATCAATCAATTCTCTGCATCATATCGATCATCTGAAGTTTGACGGCTTTATCACTTTTAACGGAGCATACTGTATCACAACATCCAACAAACTGATTTCCAGGTATACAATAGATCCTTCCGACATCAAAAGTCTGATTAATTATGCTAAAAATATTCCGTTGAGCTATTCTTTAATGTATGAAGATAAGGTTGAAATAAATGATGCAACGCCGGAAGTGGTGGGAATGTATTCTCATATTAATATTCCTGTTCCGCCCATTCATGATAAAGAAAATATTGATGTTGAGAATGTGCTTCAGGCTAATATTTTTCTGAAACCGGAGGCTGAAGCCACATTTATGAAAGAAGTAATGCCGAAAAGCATATCTTCCAGATGGACTCCGCTTTTTGCCGATGTAAATCCCGGAAACATCAGTAAACAGACCGGAATTGAAAATTTCTGCAGACATTTTAATATTGATGTTTCAGAAACCATGTCTTTCGGAGACGGCGGAAATGATATTTCTATGTTAAAATTTACAAAAATCGGCATTGCAATGGGAAATGCTAATGACAGCTTAAAAGAAGTTGCAGACTACATTACAGAAGATGTTGACAATCATGGAATTGAAAAAGCTTTAATTCATTTTGGGGTTCTGAATTAA
- a CDS encoding PA2169 family four-helix-bundle protein produces MKNQEEIDLLNDLVHITNDRIKGFAKVEGKIWESYPDVKSEYARMNSLSKVMKNELIDLITEHGGEANDSPSIAGTLHRTWIDIKNSFTIGNTEESTIENVIFGEKAAIDAYQNAIDTGKLSEKSREIVSEQLKHIKDSYHEFKGMSNYKN; encoded by the coding sequence ATGAAAAATCAGGAAGAAATCGATCTTTTGAATGATCTCGTGCACATTACCAACGACAGAATAAAAGGTTTTGCTAAGGTGGAAGGTAAAATATGGGAAAGTTATCCGGACGTAAAATCAGAATATGCCAGAATGAATTCTCTTTCTAAGGTCATGAAAAATGAACTTATTGATCTCATCACAGAACATGGAGGAGAAGCGAACGATTCACCCTCTATCGCCGGAACGCTACACAGAACATGGATTGATATTAAAAATTCTTTTACCATTGGAAATACGGAAGAATCCACCATTGAAAACGTAATTTTCGGCGAAAAAGCAGCAATTGACGCTTACCAAAATGCAATCGACACCGGAAAACTAAGTGAAAAAAGCAGAGAAATCGTTTCAGAACAACTCAAGCATATTAAAGATTCTTATCATGAATTTAAAGGAATGAGCAATTACAAAAATTAA
- a CDS encoding XRE family transcriptional regulator, with translation MSIFSENIRLLRAKLGKTQRELSQKIQITASRYSSYENGKSKPPVDVLIKISRIFNVSIDLLLSVDLTKHALEDMLKLPDNRIVLPVMVDQNGDESIEIVSQKASMGYLTGYSDPDYIESLQRISLPFLKNGKFRAFPADGDSMPPFKNGSYIIGKYVEGLNDLKSGNTYVFITLNDGITYKRLKSINENSLTVAADNKFYEPYEIPLNEIVEVWQYATGIFPEDF, from the coding sequence ATGTCGATTTTTTCAGAAAATATCAGACTTTTACGCGCCAAATTAGGAAAAACCCAGCGCGAATTGTCTCAAAAAATACAGATCACAGCTTCCAGATACAGTTCTTATGAAAACGGAAAATCTAAACCTCCGGTTGATGTTTTAATAAAAATTTCGAGAATTTTTAACGTTAGTATTGATCTGCTGCTGTCTGTAGATTTAACAAAACATGCGCTTGAAGATATGCTGAAACTTCCAGATAACCGCATTGTTCTGCCTGTAATGGTAGATCAGAACGGCGATGAAAGCATTGAAATTGTTTCACAGAAGGCTTCAATGGGTTATTTAACGGGTTACAGCGACCCAGATTATATTGAAAGTTTACAGAGAATTTCTCTGCCGTTTCTTAAAAACGGAAAATTTCGGGCATTTCCTGCGGATGGAGATTCTATGCCTCCCTTTAAGAACGGTTCATACATCATCGGAAAATATGTGGAAGGTCTTAATGATCTGAAATCCGGTAATACTTACGTTTTCATTACTTTAAACGACGGTATTACTTACAAACGTCTGAAATCTATAAATGAAAATTCTTTAACAGTTGCTGCAGATAATAAATTTTACGAACCTTACGAAATTCCTTTGAATGAAATTGTTGAAGTGTGGCAGTATGCAACAGGAATTTTCCCGGAAGATTTTTAA
- a CDS encoding YdeI/OmpD-associated family protein: MNPKVDFFFNKTGQWQAEFEKLRTIALKTELTEDLKWGCPCYTYEGKNIFLIHGFKEYCALLFFKGALMKDAENILIQQTENVQAARQIRFTNLQQIIDLEHVLNDYIFEAVEIEESGVRVEMKRTNEFSVPEEFAQKLNENPELQKAFEALTPGRQRAYLLYFSSAKQPKTRISRIEKYIPEILNGKGLND; the protein is encoded by the coding sequence ATGAATCCAAAAGTTGATTTCTTTTTTAATAAAACCGGACAATGGCAGGCAGAATTTGAAAAATTAAGGACAATTGCCTTGAAGACTGAGCTTACAGAAGATTTAAAATGGGGATGCCCGTGCTATACATACGAAGGAAAAAATATTTTCTTAATTCATGGTTTTAAAGAATATTGTGCACTCCTCTTTTTCAAAGGTGCTTTGATGAAGGATGCTGAAAATATTTTGATTCAACAGACTGAAAATGTACAGGCTGCAAGACAGATTCGCTTTACAAACCTGCAACAGATCATTGATTTAGAGCATGTTTTAAACGATTATATATTCGAAGCGGTGGAAATTGAAGAATCCGGAGTGAGGGTTGAAATGAAAAGAACAAATGAATTCAGCGTACCTGAAGAATTTGCTCAAAAACTAAATGAAAATCCGGAACTTCAGAAAGCTTTTGAAGCATTAACTCCGGGAAGACAACGGGCATATCTACTCTATTTTTCCTCAGCAAAACAACCAAAAACCAGAATATCCAGAATTGAAAAATACATTCCGGAAATTCTTAACGGAAAAGGTTTAAATGATTAA
- a CDS encoding threonine aldolase family protein, producing the protein MKFSFKNDYSEGCHHNILKALAEHNLDQQAGYGEDRYSLEAKALIKEKTGSPDSDVYFVSGGTQANLIVISSVLRPYQCAVSASTGHILNNETGAIEAMGHKILSIEKADGKLTPEDIIPVLENHKNIPHQVMPKLVYISNSTELGTIYILKELQELSTFCKEKGLYLFMDGARMGHGLTSEISDLTLEKVAELTDVFYLGGTKNGALIGEAIIINNKELQKDFAFNIKQKGALLAKGRLLGIQFLELMKNDLYFDLAKHANSQAMKMKNAMKERGVQFLSDTYTNQIFPILSHDLIEKLSEKFEFYVWKKIDEHFSAVRLITSWNTDDEAVNSFIEIINKEL; encoded by the coding sequence ATGAAATTTTCATTCAAAAACGACTATTCGGAAGGTTGTCATCACAATATTTTAAAAGCTCTTGCAGAGCATAATCTCGATCAGCAAGCCGGATACGGAGAAGACCGGTATTCTTTAGAAGCCAAAGCACTGATAAAAGAAAAAACGGGCAGTCCCGATTCTGATGTTTATTTTGTTTCAGGCGGAACGCAGGCAAATCTTATCGTTATTTCCTCGGTTTTAAGACCTTATCAATGTGCCGTTTCTGCATCAACAGGACATATTCTCAACAATGAAACAGGAGCGATTGAAGCAATGGGACATAAAATTCTGAGTATTGAAAAAGCAGACGGAAAATTAACTCCGGAAGACATTATTCCGGTTCTGGAAAATCATAAAAATATTCCGCATCAGGTAATGCCGAAGCTGGTATATATATCGAATTCTACGGAATTGGGGACGATTTATATCCTAAAAGAATTGCAAGAACTTTCTACATTCTGTAAAGAAAAAGGTCTTTACCTGTTCATGGACGGTGCGAGAATGGGACATGGTTTAACCTCCGAAATCAGTGATCTTACGCTGGAAAAAGTGGCAGAACTGACTGACGTTTTTTATCTGGGGGGAACCAAAAACGGAGCTTTAATCGGGGAAGCAATTATCATCAATAATAAAGAATTGCAAAAGGATTTCGCGTTTAATATCAAACAGAAAGGAGCGTTGCTTGCCAAAGGAAGACTTCTTGGAATTCAGTTTCTGGAACTGATGAAAAATGATCTGTATTTTGATCTTGCAAAACACGCCAATTCGCAGGCGATGAAGATGAAAAATGCGATGAAAGAAAGGGGAGTACAATTTTTATCTGATACATACACCAATCAGATTTTCCCGATTCTGAGTCATGATTTAATTGAAAAACTATCTGAAAAGTTTGAATTTTATGTATGGAAAAAAATCGATGAACATTTTTCCGCTGTCCGTCTCATCACTTCCTGGAATACAGATGATGAAGCCGTAAACAGTTTTATTGAAATTATTAATAAAGAATTATAA
- a CDS encoding metal-dependent transcriptional regulator → MKNTLTEENYLKALFHLVDHEGKVTINELSKFLNVKMPSVNNMMKKFADKSWVIYETYKPLIVTDKGRREASLVVRKHRLTEMFLVKKMNFGWENVHEIAEQLEHVHSTVFFDKMDEILDYPKFDPHGEPIPDKDGNIIAQDLQKLSNCEVGETVVFASVTLSDDAFLNYLTERNLLLNKKIKIIKIESFDRSVTIEIEGKQEVLSKKATEKILVKK, encoded by the coding sequence TTGAAAAATACATTAACAGAAGAGAATTATCTCAAAGCGTTGTTTCATCTGGTCGACCATGAAGGAAAAGTAACGATTAACGAGCTGAGCAAATTTTTAAACGTAAAAATGCCAAGCGTTAACAATATGATGAAGAAATTTGCAGACAAAAGCTGGGTAATTTACGAAACCTACAAACCGCTGATTGTTACAGATAAAGGTCGTCGGGAAGCTTCTCTGGTTGTAAGAAAACACCGTCTTACAGAAATGTTTCTGGTGAAAAAAATGAATTTTGGCTGGGAAAATGTTCATGAGATAGCGGAACAGCTGGAACACGTCCACTCTACCGTTTTCTTTGACAAAATGGACGAAATCCTGGATTATCCGAAATTCGATCCTCACGGAGAACCTATTCCCGATAAAGACGGAAATATTATTGCGCAGGATTTGCAAAAGCTAAGTAACTGTGAAGTTGGTGAAACGGTTGTTTTTGCATCGGTTACACTTTCTGATGATGCTTTCTTAAATTACCTCACGGAAAGAAATTTGCTTCTGAATAAAAAAATCAAAATTATTAAAATTGAAAGTTTTGACAGATCCGTAACCATCGAAATTGAAGGAAAACAAGAAGTTTTAAGCAAAAAAGCAACGGAAAAAATATTGGTGAAGAAATAA
- a CDS encoding aminotransferase class V-fold PLP-dependent enzyme — MNVAKIREDIRGLSDGKIFMNNAGSSLMPSIIVNSMIDYLKQEEQFGGYEVANRNAELLEEFYDETAKLINCKPSNIAFATSATEAFAKALSSIVFKENDVIITTADDYISNQITFISLQKKINIKIIRTRNLPDNELDLEDLENLIRKYTPKLVAVTHIPTNSGLIQNVEGVGKICKRYNILYLVDACQSVGQMMVDVEKIGCDFLTATGRKFLRGPRGTGFLYVSDKVLEQNYAPLLLDMRGANWTEYNDYELFKTAKRFEHWEISYASLLGVKHAIQYANNIGLDTIEEYNKILSEKLRIRLKDSGFKVWDWGNHLSSIVTFSGPDGDLENIQKVLKENNVFFSVTYKNSALIDFTNKKINGIVRLSPHYFNTLEEIEQVSEILKNSLK, encoded by the coding sequence ATGAATGTAGCTAAAATAAGAGAAGATATAAGAGGTCTTTCGGACGGAAAAATTTTCATGAATAATGCAGGATCTTCGTTAATGCCTTCAATCATCGTGAACTCAATGATTGATTATTTAAAGCAGGAAGAACAATTCGGAGGATATGAAGTTGCCAACAGAAATGCTGAATTATTAGAAGAATTTTATGATGAAACTGCAAAACTGATTAACTGTAAGCCTTCCAATATCGCCTTTGCAACAAGTGCGACTGAAGCATTTGCAAAGGCATTATCAAGCATTGTTTTTAAAGAAAATGATGTCATTATCACAACGGCTGATGATTATATTTCCAATCAGATCACCTTTATTTCGCTTCAGAAAAAAATAAATATCAAAATCATCAGAACCAGAAATCTTCCGGACAATGAGCTTGATCTGGAAGATCTCGAAAATCTGATCAGAAAATATACCCCGAAACTGGTTGCCGTTACGCATATCCCGACAAATTCCGGACTGATTCAGAATGTTGAAGGAGTTGGCAAAATCTGTAAAAGATATAATATTTTGTATTTGGTTGATGCCTGTCAGTCTGTCGGTCAAATGATGGTTGATGTCGAAAAAATAGGCTGCGATTTTCTGACGGCAACAGGAAGGAAATTTTTGCGCGGACCGAGAGGAACAGGATTTTTGTATGTTTCGGATAAAGTTTTGGAACAGAATTACGCACCTTTGCTGTTGGATATGAGAGGAGCGAACTGGACGGAATACAATGATTATGAATTGTTTAAAACAGCCAAAAGATTTGAACACTGGGAAATTTCCTATGCTTCTTTATTAGGAGTTAAACACGCCATACAATATGCCAACAATATCGGATTGGATACCATTGAAGAGTACAATAAGATTTTATCTGAAAAATTACGAATCAGGCTCAAAGACAGCGGCTTTAAAGTTTGGGATTGGGGAAATCATCTGAGCAGCATTGTTACATTTTCCGGTCCGGATGGAGATCTGGAAAATATTCAGAAGGTTTTGAAAGAAAATAATGTCTTCTTTTCTGTAACGTATAAGAATTCAGCATTAATTGATTTTACAAATAAAAAAATCAACGGAATTGTGAGATTATCGCCTCATTATTTCAATACTTTGGAAGAGATTGAGCAGGTTTCTGAAATTTTGAAGAATAGTTTAAAATAA
- a CDS encoding TssN family type VI secretion system protein, with product MEISSVKGIFLRYILMPLFAVIMMVILGIIRKNKPAIKIKTIIIYVLLCSLCLAIPGIFGFAGNLFNPYWYLIAQIIYLILGIIHVNLSDRYFKKHFSSTTKSILFESILSLTCIGFGGYLFYLIFGWMSRGTGYPIMAATSIFIFIVPLVFHYCYVQLISIPVDIYKTWRYSPEQKLPDFEGADFDRLMVLNVELSKNLEDSNRFRIKAKTLPTGITFGDWFYRVVDDYNHKNPNSVIHLTDETRESYYWIFYTKKSFFSFRKYIDFDQDITENRISENDVVICKRVIQHEEEGVRKPQQNTI from the coding sequence ATGGAAATTTCTTCAGTAAAAGGAATCTTTTTAAGGTATATTCTTATGCCTTTATTTGCGGTTATCATGATGGTTATTTTAGGAATCATCAGAAAAAACAAACCCGCAATTAAGATCAAAACCATTATCATCTATGTTCTGCTGTGCAGTTTATGCCTTGCAATTCCGGGTATTTTCGGGTTTGCAGGAAATTTATTCAATCCTTACTGGTATTTAATTGCCCAGATCATTTACCTTATTTTAGGAATTATTCATGTTAATTTATCAGACCGATATTTCAAAAAACATTTCAGTTCTACCACAAAAAGTATTTTATTTGAATCGATTCTTTCTTTAACGTGTATCGGATTCGGAGGGTATCTTTTTTACCTGATTTTCGGCTGGATGAGTCGCGGAACCGGTTATCCGATTATGGCAGCAACAAGTATTTTCATATTTATTGTTCCTCTTGTTTTTCATTACTGTTATGTCCAGTTAATCAGTATTCCGGTGGATATTTATAAAACCTGGAGGTATTCTCCGGAACAGAAACTTCCGGATTTTGAAGGAGCGGATTTCGACAGATTAATGGTTTTGAATGTAGAATTAAGTAAAAATCTTGAGGATTCCAACAGATTCAGAATTAAAGCAAAAACTTTACCTACCGGAATTACTTTCGGAGACTGGTTTTACAGAGTTGTGGACGATTATAACCACAAAAATCCCAATTCCGTTATTCATCTTACGGATGAAACCAGAGAATCGTATTACTGGATCTTTTATACCAAAAAATCATTCTTCAGCTTCAGAAAATACATCGATTTCGATCAGGATATTACAGAAAACAGAATTTCTGAAAACGACGTCGTGATCTGCAAAAGAGTGATCCAGCATGAAGAAGAAGGCGTAAGAAAACCACAGCAAAACACCATCTAA
- a CDS encoding type VI secretion system baseplate subunit TssG: MYENNIVDMQYNKLQTDFKAEAVAVNLLKYHRAVSNIFIDRIGINDRAYLKDIKSISSDYLGFDEEVFTIETYREGIYDYLPEGLFHPPSLGASRKNVDTVVREIRRQKKVEEDARKFFKPFELEIFFTEISALLKEFNFEISSDTDSLLETVSELWPLINKLDKKNACIFIYILPFFHQIRGNKSWFERCMTAFLQIPVKVTFAPNIIDGVEEEDDSMLLGNSRLGVTYIPSGKHMDGQRNWVINIGPIPYNEMKKYINGSPFRKVLQAMYDYFLPVSVDVEENFITEKQDYSFALEDDDRNANRLGYSTFL, encoded by the coding sequence ATGTATGAGAATAATATTGTAGATATGCAATACAATAAGCTGCAGACCGACTTCAAAGCGGAAGCTGTAGCCGTTAACCTTTTAAAATACCACAGAGCGGTAAGCAATATTTTTATCGACAGGATCGGGATTAATGACCGTGCCTATTTAAAGGATATTAAAAGTATTTCGAGCGATTATCTGGGTTTTGACGAAGAAGTTTTTACCATAGAAACGTATAGAGAAGGAATTTACGATTATCTTCCCGAAGGACTTTTCCATCCGCCTTCTTTGGGAGCTTCCCGAAAAAATGTAGACACCGTTGTCCGCGAAATCCGCAGACAGAAAAAAGTGGAAGAGGATGCCCGAAAATTTTTCAAGCCTTTTGAGCTGGAAATATTTTTTACGGAGATCAGTGCTTTACTGAAAGAGTTTAATTTTGAAATATCAAGTGATACAGATTCTTTACTGGAAACTGTAAGTGAACTCTGGCCTCTGATTAATAAATTAGATAAGAAAAACGCCTGTATTTTTATTTACATTTTACCTTTCTTTCATCAGATCAGAGGAAATAAATCTTGGTTTGAGCGATGTATGACCGCATTTTTACAGATTCCTGTAAAAGTAACTTTTGCCCCGAATATTATTGACGGAGTAGAAGAGGAGGACGATTCTATGTTGCTTGGAAATTCCAGATTGGGAGTTACCTACATTCCGAGCGGAAAACATATGGACGGACAAAGAAATTGGGTAATAAACATCGGACCGATTCCTTATAACGAAATGAAAAAGTATATAAATGGAAGCCCGTTCCGGAAGGTGTTGCAGGCAATGTATGATTATTTCCTGCCTGTAAGTGTGGATGTGGAAGAAAATTTCATCACAGAAAAACAGGATTATTCTTTTGCACTGGAAGATGATGATAGAAATGCAAACAGGCTCGGTTATTCTACCTTTCTGTGA
- a CDS encoding S1/P1 nuclease has protein sequence MKSIYSKMLVLAFIASSLYSYAWGLTGHRIIAEIAENHLSGKAKREIRKMMGRERLAYWANWPDFIKSDTTGVWKETSAWHYVNIDPQTDFKVFEEKLKAQAGPSLYTQIKTLSSQIKDEKTSEKDRKIALIFLIHMMGDLAQPLHVGRAEDLGGNKINVTYFGDKTNLHSVWDGKLVDSQKYSYTEYAKLLDIKSDDEVEQIQTGTLEDWLYDSHKIANRIYAQTPNDSKLSYDYQYKFNETMERQLLYGGLRLAKLLNDLF, from the coding sequence ATGAAAAGTATTTATTCTAAAATGCTGGTTTTAGCATTCATCGCATCTTCGCTTTATTCTTATGCATGGGGATTAACGGGACACAGAATTATTGCAGAGATCGCAGAAAATCACCTTTCCGGAAAGGCAAAAAGAGAGATCAGAAAAATGATGGGGAGAGAACGTCTTGCGTACTGGGCAAACTGGCCGGATTTCATTAAATCTGATACTACAGGAGTCTGGAAAGAAACTTCAGCGTGGCATTATGTAAACATCGATCCGCAGACGGATTTTAAAGTGTTTGAAGAAAAACTGAAAGCGCAGGCGGGACCAAGTTTATACACACAGATCAAAACATTATCCAGCCAGATCAAAGACGAAAAAACGTCTGAGAAAGACAGAAAAATTGCTTTAATTTTCCTGATTCACATGATGGGAGATCTTGCGCAGCCTTTACACGTAGGAAGAGCGGAAGATTTAGGAGGAAACAAAATTAATGTGACATATTTCGGTGATAAAACCAACCTGCACTCTGTCTGGGACGGAAAACTGGTAGATTCTCAGAAATACAGCTATACGGAGTATGCAAAATTATTAGACATCAAGTCGGATGATGAAGTAGAGCAAATCCAGACCGGAACTTTAGAAGACTGGCTGTATGATTCTCACAAAATTGCCAACAGAATCTACGCACAGACGCCGAATGATTCTAAACTGTCTTACGATTATCAGTACAAATTTAATGAGACAATGGAAAGACAGCTTTTATACGGAGGATTGAGACTGGCGAAATTGCTGAATGACCTTTTTTAA
- a CDS encoding sigma-70 family RNA polymerase sigma factor, with product MRQLKITKQVTNRETASLDKYLQEIGKVELITADEEVDLAQRIRAGDRAALEKLIKANLRFVVSVSKQYQNQGLSLPDLINEGNLGLMKAAKRYDETRGFKFISYAVWWIRQSILQALAEQSRIVRLPLNKIGSINKINKAYAHLEQENERPPSPEELAEVLDMSEEDIKESMKNSGRHLSMDAPLVEGEDSNLYDVLRSGESPSPDKDLMLESLQIEIERALNTLTPREADLVRLYFGLNGKHPMTLEEIGETFDLTRERVRQIKEKAIKRLKHNTRSKILKSYLGK from the coding sequence ATGAGACAATTAAAAATCACTAAGCAGGTAACCAACAGGGAAACTGCTTCATTAGACAAGTATTTGCAGGAAATTGGTAAAGTAGAACTAATTACTGCGGACGAAGAGGTAGATTTAGCACAGAGAATCCGTGCAGGCGACAGAGCAGCATTAGAAAAATTAATTAAAGCCAACCTTCGTTTCGTGGTATCCGTTTCTAAACAGTACCAAAATCAAGGTCTTTCTTTACCCGATTTGATTAATGAAGGTAACTTAGGACTCATGAAGGCGGCAAAAAGGTATGATGAAACTAGAGGTTTCAAATTTATCTCTTACGCGGTTTGGTGGATTCGTCAGTCGATCTTACAGGCTTTGGCAGAACAGTCGAGAATTGTAAGATTGCCGTTAAATAAGATCGGTTCCATCAATAAAATCAACAAAGCTTACGCTCACCTTGAGCAGGAAAACGAAAGACCACCTTCTCCGGAAGAATTGGCGGAAGTTCTTGACATGAGCGAGGAAGATATCAAAGAATCGATGAAAAACTCCGGAAGACACCTGTCGATGGATGCACCTTTGGTAGAAGGTGAAGATTCTAATCTTTATGACGTATTGCGTTCAGGAGAATCTCCAAGTCCGGATAAAGACTTAATGCTTGAATCTCTTCAAATTGAGATCGAAAGAGCATTGAATACTTTAACTCCGAGAGAGGCTGATTTGGTAAGATTATACTTCGGACTGAACGGAAAACATCCGATGACTTTAGAAGAAATCGGGGAAACTTTCGATCTTACAAGAGAGAGAGTTCGTCAGATCAAAGAAAAAGCGATCAAGAGATTGAAGCACAACACCAGAAGTAAGATCTTAAAATCTTATTTAGGGAAGTAA
- a CDS encoding alpha-ketoglutarate-dependent dioxygenase AlkB, with amino-acid sequence MSNSGFYKIRLPEKQNTFENLLNSADFEATGKGRLGNHLLKEENGTFAVVRTTTRYQIPANLFSRVHNCVVEQINQTISAEITDMPEQHFNNALIEVYDSSYSKMGFHSDQALDLEDHSFIALFSCYENPDQLKENQLRKLVIKDKITEEESEIILDHHSAVLFSVETNKKFQHKIVLNSNPNSKGFTDNRWLGMTFRTSKTFISFKDNQPYFSTGELFILADEEKEKEFFRLRGEENRSLDFVYPDLFFTISPADLLIPEIKN; translated from the coding sequence ATGAGTAACTCTGGATTTTATAAAATACGGCTTCCTGAAAAGCAAAATACATTTGAAAATCTCTTGAATTCTGCGGATTTTGAAGCAACAGGAAAAGGCAGGCTCGGAAATCATCTCTTGAAAGAAGAAAACGGAACTTTTGCTGTTGTAAGAACAACGACAAGATATCAGATTCCGGCGAATCTCTTTTCTAGGGTTCATAATTGCGTTGTTGAACAAATTAACCAAACAATTTCAGCCGAAATAACAGATATGCCTGAACAGCATTTCAACAATGCATTGATTGAAGTGTATGATTCTTCGTACTCGAAAATGGGATTTCATTCCGATCAGGCTTTGGATCTGGAAGATCATTCATTTATTGCTTTGTTTTCATGCTATGAAAATCCAGATCAGTTAAAAGAAAATCAGCTCAGGAAGCTTGTTATAAAAGACAAAATCACGGAAGAAGAATCTGAAATTATACTGGATCATCATTCTGCTGTACTATTTTCTGTAGAAACGAACAAAAAGTTTCAGCATAAAATTGTTCTGAATTCCAACCCTAATTCTAAAGGTTTTACGGATAACAGATGGTTGGGAATGACGTTCAGGACTTCCAAAACTTTTATCAGTTTTAAAGACAACCAACCGTATTTTTCAACCGGAGAATTATTTATTTTAGCCGATGAAGAAAAGGAAAAAGAGTTTTTCCGGCTGAGAGGAGAAGAAAACCGTTCTTTAGATTTTGTTTATCCTGATCTGTTTTTCACGATAAGTCCGGCAGATCTTTTAATTCCTGAAATCAAAAATTAA